In Paenibacillus dendritiformis, the DNA window ATTGGACATGGCCTTCCCGGAACTGCAGCCGGGCGCAATCATGGCACAGATATTAAACCAGTTCGGAACCGTCGGCCTGCTCGTTCTCGTATTGTCGCTAATGTCAACCGTCTCGGGCGAGATCCATACCGGTACCGCGGGTGCCGTCTTGGTCCGACCGGTATCTTACGGGGCATTTGTCGCATCGAAATGCCTGGCGGCTGCAGCGCTGACCCTTGTCTCCTTCCTGTTCGGGTACGGGGCAGGCTGGTATTATACGGAGATGTTATTCGGGAACGTCCCGGCAGCAGAGGGCGTGGCGGCGGGAGCCTGTTATGGTCTGTGGATGCTCTTCGCCGCCAACGTCACGCTGCTGATGAGCAGTTGGCTGCGCAGCGGAGCGGCGTCTGCGGCCCTGACCCTTGGACTCGTGCTGCTCTTGTCGCTCGCTCAGAGCTGGCGCATCCCGGGCGCCCGTTACTTGCCTTCGGCCCTGTCCGCCAATGCGGCCGCGCTGCTGATGCCGGACGCCCGGACCGAACCGATCTCCGGCGCCATCGCCGTTGCGATCGTCCTCAGCGCCGCTTGCGCGGTCTTGGCCGTCATTTTGCTGGAGACCCGGAACAGCATTCTCCCGGATGGCCGCTGAGGCCTTCGGAGAACGCGTCTGTTGGTATAACAACCCCCTCTATTGGGCCACACTATGGATAAAAAAGTAAGAGGGGATTGTCATGACTCGAGAACATCGTTCCCATTCCCGGTTCTCTGTTCGGATGAAGCAATGGAAACAAGATATTCGCCGCATGAAAGGCCCGATCTGGTGGCTCGTCGCTATTGTTTTATTTTTTGGTGCCCTGACCATAGGAATCCGCATGTCGATGGAGATCCGTCAGCTCATTTACGAGCGGGAGACGCCCGTCTCGATGGAGACGTTCGCGGCCATGCAGGACGATGAGTTCGCGAAGCTGCATGAATCTTCCCGGCTGGTGCTTAATCAGCTGCTCCAGCAGGACGACCGGAAGCGCGAAGTCATTCATCGCCAACAGTTCATTTGCGGCCAGCGGGAAGAGACGATGGGCAAGCATTCTTCGGCTGCTATCATTCAATTGATGCTGAATCATCCGGATTGGGGCGCCACGATGGATGATGCGGGCCGGGTCATTATGGAGGAACAGATCGAGGAAATATCCGATCGCTGCAAGGATGCCCGCATCAGTCTCGACGAGGACGGGAATCTGACGCTGTACGAAGGCCCGCCCGGGCAGAAAAAAGTAATTCGGACCTTCTTCCAAATCGATGTCGAATCGATGGAGAGCGCCCTCCCGCCCAATGTGCTTCAGCAGCTGTATGACGGGATTCTGATTACGGATACCGATGAATACCACAGCGTGCTGTCCACCTTCAGCGATTATGCGGTGGAAGCCTCGCAGAAAGTGATGAAGCCGGCGGAGGAAGCCAAGTGACAGCCGGATCACATACGACTAAGGACATCCTTTTGGGCGTCCTTATTTTTTGTCCGCTGCGGTGGAATGATAAGAATCATCCGATTCCAAGGAAGGAGGATGCGTATGGATATCGTGCTGATGCTCCTCATTGTGCTGACGGCGACCAAGCTGGCCGGAGATTTGACGGTCAGGCTGGGCCAGCCCTCCGTGCTGGGGAAGCTGATCATCGGCATCATAGTCGGTCCAGCGGTCCTGGGCTGGGTGACCAACGGGGACATCGTTCGCGACATGGCCGAGGTCGGCGTCATCCTGCTTATGTTTATCGCCGGTCTGGAGACCGATCTGGATCAATTGAAGCAGAATTGGAAAGCGTCGGTGGCCGTCGCGCTCGGCGGCATTATTTTGCCCTTCGTCGGCGGGTATCTCGGAGGGATTGCTCTCGGTATGGATCAAGGACACTCGCTGTTCATCGGGCTGCTGCTGTGCGCCACTTCCGTCAGCATCTCGGTTCAGACGCTCAAGGATCTCGGACAGCTCAGCTCCAGGGAAGGAACGACGATTCTCGGAGCCGCCGTCGTCGATGATGTTCTCGTCGTCATCCTGCTGGCCTTCATGCTGAGTCTTCTCGGAGCGGGGACGGAGCAGGCTTCCCTAGGATGGATCGTCGGCAAGAAGGTCATTTTCTTCGCCGGGGCGATTGCCGCGGGCATCTTTGCCGTTCCCCTCCTGATGCGCTGGCTCGCTCCATTGAAGGTAAGCGAAGCGGTGATCAGCGCGGCGCTCATCATCTGCTTCGCCTTCTCTTATGCCGCGGAGCAATTGGGCGTGGCCGGGATTATCGGCGCGTTCGCCGCCGGCATCGCCATCTCGCAGACCGACTTCAAGCAGGAGGTGGAGCACCGGCTGGAGCCGATCGCTTACGGAATATTCGTGCCGGTCTTCTTCGTCAGCGTCGGATTGGAGGTCACCTTCGCCGGACTGGGCCAGCATATTGGATTTATGCTGCTAATCTCGGTTATCGCGATTGTCACCAAGCTCTTCGGCTGCATGCTGGGGGCACGCATGACCGGTTTCGGCCGCCGGAGCGCGTTCGGCATCGGATCGGGGATGGTATCCCGCGGCGAGGTCGCCCTCATCATCGCCACCGCAGGCCTGGAGGGGGCGCTGTTCGACCCGGCCCTGTTCACGCCTCTCGTCATCGTCATCATTGTGACGACGCTCGTTACCCCGCCGATGCTCAAAACGGCCTTTCGCCGGGCCGAAAACCGATCTTGACGTCAAGCGCGGCGTCCGGACGGCTTCGGATGCGTCCATCCACCCCCGTTCAGGCCTGCCAATTGCGGCGGAAAGACTCATTCTCTTCCTTACGATCTGTGTTATAATGGAGTGAACACATATGTTCGCTAGACATACACGGAATCGTTAGGGAGAGATTTTTTTTGCGAATATTAGGAATTGACCCGGGCATTGCCATTGTCGGCTTCGGATTTGTGGATAAAATCGGCAACAAGGTCATTCCCGTGCAATATGGCTGTATTCAGACGGATTCGGCGACCGCGCCGGAGATCCGGCTGCTGCAAGTGTTCGAAGCGGCGGAGGAATTGCTGGACCGCTATAAGCCGGACGCGATGGCGATCGAGAAGTTGTTCTTCAACCGCAACGTGACGAATGCCTTCAGCGTAGGACAAGCCCGCGGCGTCGTCATTCTCGCGGCCGCGAAGCGGGGCATTCCGATCGGGGAGTACACCCCGATGCAGGTGAAGCAGGCGGTTGTCGGTTACGGCAACGCCGAGAAGAGACAGGTGCAGGAGATGGTGCGGCTGCTGCTGAAGCTGAAGGCGATACCGAAGCCGGACGACGTGGCGGACGCCTTGGCCGTGGCGCTATGCCACGCCCATTCCAGCGGATTACATGACAAATTGAACGGAGTATTGCGTCCATGATTGATTTTGTTCGCGGACCGGTGGTCCATTGGGAAGCCGATTATGTCGTATTGGATGTTCAAGGGATCGGATATCGCATCTATACGCCGAACCCGTACGCGTTTGCGAAATCGGAAGCGGCCGTTACGGTATATACGCATCATCATGTGCGGGAAGACGCGATTCTGCTGTTCGGATTCGCGTCGCGGCAGGAGCAGAAGCTGTTCCGCCGCCTAATCGAGGTCAGCGGCGTCGGGCCGAAGGTGGCGCTCGGCATTTTGAGCGCGGGGAAGCCGGATTCGGTCGTGGCGGCGATCCAGCAGGAGAACTATTCGTTCCTGACGAAGCTGCCCGGAATCGGGAAGAAGACGGCTCAGCGCATCGTGCTTGATCTGAAGGACAAGCTTGACGGCATGGGCTGGGATGTGGAGCCGGGATCTCTGTTCGCAGAGATGCAGACGATCGAGGAGGAGCGGGAAGACGGCGCGTGGGACGAAGCCCGCGAAGCGCTGAAGGCGCTTGGGTACAAGGATGTGGAGCTCGATCGGGTCTGGAACGATCTGCAGAATCGGGTCCATGCGGACGAGTCGGTCGACTCGCTCATGAAGAAGGCGCTGCAATTGCTGTTCACAGGGTAAAGAGAGGCGGTACAGATGGAAGAACGCATCATTTCAGCCAATTATATGATGGAGGATCAGGCGGTCGAGCTGAGCCTGCGTCCGCGCTATTTGTCGGAATACATAGGGCAGAACCAGGTGAAGGACAATCTGAAAATATTCATCGAAGCGGCCAAAATGCGCAAGGAAGCGCTCGATCACGTGCTGCTGTACGGTCCCCCCGGATTGGGCAAGACGACGCTGTCCAACATTATCGCCAACGAGATGGGTGTCAACATCCGCACGACCTCGGGTCCGGCCATCGAGCGGCCGGGAGACTTGGCGGCTTTGCTGACCAATCTGCAGGAAGGCGATGTGCTGTTCATCGATGAGATCCACCGGCTTCACCGGACGGTGGAGGAAGTATTGTATCCGGCGATGGAGGATTTCGCGCTCGACATCATTATCGGCAAAGGCCCAAGCGCGCGATCCGTGCGCCTTGATCTGCCCCGCTTCACTCTGATCGGAGCGACGACGCGGGCAGGCCTGCTCTCGGCGCCGCTTCGCGATCGCTTCGGCGTCGTCAGCCGGCTGGAGTATTACAGCAAGGATGAGCTTAGCTTCATCGTGACCCGCGCCGCCGATATATTGGACGTCCAGATTACAGGCGAGGCCAGCGACGAGATCGCGGTTCGCTCCCGAGGGACTCCGCGGATTGCGAACCGGCTGTTGAAGCGGGTGCGCGACTTCGCTCAAGTGCGAGGCGACGGAATCATCACCCCGGCATTGGCGGGAGAAGCGCTGCGCTTGATCCAGGTCGACGCGCTCGGCCTTGACGCGATCGATCACAAGATGCTTCATTCGATGATCTCGCACTTTCGCGGCGGCCCGGTCGGTCTGGATACGATTGCCGCCACGATCGGGGAGGAGAGCCAGACGATCGAAGATGTATATGAACCTTATCTCCTGCAGATCGGATTTTTGCAGCGGACGCCCCGAGGGCGCATGGTTACGCATCAGGCTTACCACCATCTAGGATTGCCCATTCCAGAGAAATAAATTCAGGTGCGATCGATATTATGCAATGGAACCAACGGATCATAGGAACGACATCTACTAGACTCGACGAGCAGGAAGGGGAACAGAAGAGTATGACCACCACCTACCGGAATGTGATTCGAAGAACCGTCACCGGCGCCGTAGCAGGTACGCTGCTGCTCGGGGGAGGCGCGATGCTGCCTCCAGGGGGCTTCCCCGCGGCGCCGGTTGTAGCCTTTGCAGATAACGGACCAGCAGCCAAGGCGGGAGCCCAATCACCGGAGCAGATCGTATCCGAACCGATTCGTGTCGCATTATTTGCCGATTTGGGCAGCCGGTCACCAGGCCAGACGCCTCAGGTGACCCTGAATTCAACCGTCGGGCTTCAGATTGGAGCCCGTGAAGCCGGAACGTCTGCAGCATTGAAGGCAGATGGGGCGATCCGCTTCAGTGCGGATGATTACAAAGTCAAGCTGTATGAATCGAAGAACAAGGCGGCTGCTCTGGCCGTGCTGAAGCAGGCGGAGGCGAGCAACACCGCCGTTATGATTGAATTCAGCCGCCGCGGCGCCGCATTCTATTCGGTCTATGCGGGGAGCTACCCGACCGAGAAGGCGGCCGGACAGGCGCTTGACCGCATCAAAGGCGATCAAGCCCTGATGGAACTGGTGCAGGATTACAAGCCCAGATTAGCCGGTCCGAATTATTTGCAGGCAGGAACCTATCCGTCGGAGAAGGAGGCGGCATCGGCGCTGAAGACGCTGTTGGATGCCGATATCGATGCCTATCTCGTGACGCTGCCGGACAACGGGAAGAACCGGACAGCGGTATGGGCCGGGCAAGCGGCCTCGGCAGCCGATCTGGGCGACACGAAGCAGAAAATAGCCCGCACTTCCTTGACTGCCGAAACTGTGCAGGCGGGCGGCGCCCTTATACATACGAAGGAAGCCGGCGAAGACAAGACGACAATGGCGCATTTTCGCGTAAATGGCGATGCCAAATGGATGGTGTCGACGAGCGCGCCAAGCACGATCCAGGTCACGGAGCGCTACGGCCGGGCCTACCGGGGCGATATGGAGGTCAGTGTGCACAAGGATAAGCTGGCGCTCGTCAATGAAGTTCCGTTGGAGGATTATCTGGTATCTGTCGTAGGCGGCGAGGTATATGCCGAATGGCCGCTGGAAGCGCTGAAGGCTCAGGCGGTCGCCGCCCGGACGTTCGCGCTCTACCAGAATGACAAGTTCGAGATTGCCAACGTGGTGGATACGACGTTAAGCCAGGCGTATTTCGGCGTAGAGAAAGAGCATGACAATATCCGCAAAGCCGTCGAGGCGACGGCGGGAGAAGTGCTCATGCAGGACGGGAAGCTGATCGAAGCCATCTTCCACTCGAATGCCGGAGGGAAGACTGCCGATCCGAGCGAGATTTGGGGCGGAGACTATGGCTATTTTCAAGTGGTGGACAGCCCGGACGAAGGGGTGCTGGAAGGCAAAAAATCATGGTTCCAGGTGATCCTGCCGGACGGCAAGAACGGCTATGTGCGGGAAGATGTCGTTCGTCCGGTGAACCGCAACAATGAAGCCGGATTCGAACAGGTGACCGCGATTGAGGACGGAACGAACGTAAGACCAATCCCCGCGATTCAATCGAACGTTGCACCCGTGGCGAAGGTGAATAAAGGGACCGAGATGACGGTCATCGATACGGTGCCGGAATCAACCGAGATGAATTGGATCCGGGGGCCTTATACTTCGGCCCAGATTACCGCCTGGCTCAAGGAGCGGACCAAGACGGAGCTGAACGGACCGGTAACGAACTTGAAGATTACCGAACGCGGACCTTCCGGGCGCGTAACCAAGATCGAAGCCAACGGGGTTCCGGTCGGGGTCAGCTATCCGGATAACTTCCGCAGCGCGTTCGGCGGCTTGCCGAGCACGCTGTTCGATATCGTGCCGGCCGGAACCGCCGCTGTGATTGGCGCGGACGGCAAGGTGAAGGACACGAAGCTGGCCGGCTCGGCAGTCCAAGGCTCCGGCGCCGGCAACGGAACGCCTTTGTCGGCCGATTCGGCGCTGTCGAAGGAACCTTCCTTCCTCTTCGTTGGACGCGGCAACGGCCATGGCGTCGGCATGTCGCAATGGGGCGCGAAGGGTCTGGCCGATCAAGGGTATGACTACGAAGCAATCTTGAAATACTACTATAAAAATGTAGATTTAGTGAAACGGTAGGGCATAAATGACATGGATGTAAATTTGTTTGATTTTGATTTGCCGGAACGCCTCATCGCTCAGACGCCGCTGCCGGAGCGAACGGCATCGCGCCTGTTGGCCTTGAACCGGCGGACCGGAGAAGTGGAGCATCGGACTTTTCCCGATATTATTGAATACTTGAAGCCGGGGGATCTGCTGGTTCTGAACGATACCCGGGTCATCCCGGCCCGCTTGCATGGCGTCAAGCCGGATACGGGCGGGCATGTCGAGGTGCTGCTGCTGAAGCAGGAGCAGGATGATGTATGGGAAGTGCTGGCGAAGCCAGCCAAGCGGTTGAAGAAGGGATCGACCGTCCGCTTCGGGGACGAACTGACGGGGACCGTCATCGAGGAGCGGGAGATGGGCGGGCGGCTCATTCGCTTCGAGTATGCAGGCATATTCAATGAGATTCTCGATCGTTTGGGACAGATGCCGCTGCCCCCATACATTAAGGAACAGCTGCAAGACCGGGAGCGTTATCAGACGGTATACGCGAAGCACGAAGGCTCGGCTGCGGCTCCGACAGCCGGTCTTCATTTTACGGATCGCATTCTGGAGGATATTCGGGCTAAAGGGGTGCGAATCGCCATGATCACCCTTCATGTCGGTCTGGGCACGTTCCGGCCGATGTCGGCCGACGTGGTCGAGGAGCATGTGATGCACTCCGAATATTACGAAATGTCAGAGGAGACGGCGGCCCTTATCAACGAGACGAGAAGCTCGGGCGGCCGAATTGTCGCGGTGGGCACCACTTCATGCCGGACGCTGGAGACCGTAGCCGGCCGCTACGGATCGGAGCCGGTGGCGGCATGCTCGGGGTGGACGGATATTTTTATCTACCCGGGATATGAATTCCGGCTTGTCGACTCCCTGCTGACGAACTTCCATCTGCCGAAATCTACCCTGGTGATGCTCGTCAGCGCCTTCGCCGGCCGGGAGCACATTATGGCGGCTTACCGGGAAGCGATAGAACAAGAATACCGGTTCTTCAGCTTCGGCGATGTGATGTTTATCTTTACAGACGACTAACCTACGACAAGGATGATGATTCGATGGCAGCAGCAATAACCTATGAATTGATAAAGACATGCAAGCAGACCGGCGCGCGCCTGGGCATCGTCCATACGCCGCACGGTTCGTTCGAGACTCCCACCTTCATGCCGGTCGGAACGCAGGCGACGGTCAAGACGATGAGCCCGGAAGAATTGAAGGAGATGAGCGCGAAGATTATTTTGAGCAATACGTATCATCTTTTTCTGCGCCCGGGACATGAGATTATACGGGAAGCGGGCGGCTTGCATAAATTCATGAACTGGGATCGCGCGATTTTGACGGACAGCGGGGGATTCCAAGTTTTCAGCTTAAGCGAGATGCGCAATATTGAAGAGGAGGGCGTTCATTTTCGTTCCCATCTGAACGGAGACAAACTGTTCATCTCCCCGGAGAAAGCGATGGAGATTCAGAACGCGCTCGGTTCCGACATTATGATGGCGTTCGACGAATGCGCTCCTTATCCGGCCGAACACAGCTACGTCAAGCATTCGCTGGAGCGGACGACCCGCTGGGCGGAACGATGCCTGAACAGTCATGCGCGGCCGCATGATCAAGCGCTGTTCGCCATCGTGCAGGGCGGAATGTATGAAGATCTGCGCATACAGAGCGCCAAGGATTTGACTTCGATGGATTTCCCGGGGTATGCTATTGGAGGACTCAGTGTGGGCGAGCCGAAGCCGTTGATGTATGAGGTATTGGAGACGACGGTGCCCCTCTTGCCTGACAGCAAGCCGCGATACTTGATGGGCGTCGGATCGCCGGATGCATTGGTCGAAGGTTCGATGCGCGGAATCGATATGTTCGATTGCGTCTTGCCTACCCGTATTGCGCGGAACGGGACAACGATGACGAGCCAAGGCCGTCTCGTCGTGCGGAATGCCAAGTTCACGAGGGATTTCGGACCGCTTGATCCGAACTGCGATTGTTATACGTGCCGCAATTATTCGCGTGCGTATCTCCGCCATTTGATCAAGGCGGATGAGACGTTTGGCTTGCGCCTGACGACGTATCACAATTTATACTTCCTGTTGAATCTGATGCGTCAAGTCCGTGAAGCCATTCGCGAAGATCGTTTGCGTGATTTCCGGGATGAATTTTTTGAAGCTTACGGAATGGATCGCAACGAGAGCGGCTTTTAATGGACCGCCGATGGCTGAGTGCGCAGATAGACAAGGGCATTGGCAGGTGGAGTCCATACATAGGTTAACCATTTGGAGAAAGGGGGATGGTCCATGTTTTTAGCCGGAGCAGCTGATCCGGGCGCTGGCGGCGGGTTGTTGACGATGCTGCTGCCATTCGTTGCGATGTTTGCGGTATTCTATTTCCTGTTGATCCGCCCGCAGCAGAAGAAGCAGAAGCAGCGCAATTCGATGCTGAGCCAATTGAAAAAAGGGGACAAAATCGTGACGATTGGCGGCCTGCATGGCACGATTATGGAGATTACCGACGACATCGTCGTTCTGCGTGTCAATGATGTGACGAAGATGACATTTGACCGCAATGCGATTAGCACGGTGGTCAAGAGCGAGGAAGCCGCAAGCGCGTCATCATAGTTGTCGCCTTTTACCGAACACGATATTTATCGCTTCAGACTGTCGACAAAGTCCTGTCGACAGTCTTTTTCTTAGGAAGGCAGGGCCGGGGAAGGCAGAACAAGTTAGGCTAAGGCAAGCTGGTCCCTGCGTGAAGCTTGATGGTCTGGGCATCTGCGCATGAAGCAAGCGAATCTCCGTATGAAATTGCTGCACAGGCGCAGCATTTTTAACCTCAATAGGCTAAATTCCGAGAAAATCCTGCAAAATTACCTTATTTCGCCATTTTAAACACTAATTATGCCTCGC includes these proteins:
- the ruvB gene encoding Holliday junction branch migration DNA helicase RuvB; translated protein: MEERIISANYMMEDQAVELSLRPRYLSEYIGQNQVKDNLKIFIEAAKMRKEALDHVLLYGPPGLGKTTLSNIIANEMGVNIRTTSGPAIERPGDLAALLTNLQEGDVLFIDEIHRLHRTVEEVLYPAMEDFALDIIIGKGPSARSVRLDLPRFTLIGATTRAGLLSAPLRDRFGVVSRLEYYSKDELSFIVTRAADILDVQITGEASDEIAVRSRGTPRIANRLLKRVRDFAQVRGDGIITPALAGEALRLIQVDALGLDAIDHKMLHSMISHFRGGPVGLDTIAATIGEESQTIEDVYEPYLLQIGFLQRTPRGRMVTHQAYHHLGLPIPEK
- the yajC gene encoding preprotein translocase subunit YajC — encoded protein: MFLAGAADPGAGGGLLTMLLPFVAMFAVFYFLLIRPQQKKQKQRNSMLSQLKKGDKIVTIGGLHGTIMEITDDIVVLRVNDVTKMTFDRNAISTVVKSEEAASASS
- the ruvC gene encoding crossover junction endodeoxyribonuclease RuvC, with protein sequence MRILGIDPGIAIVGFGFVDKIGNKVIPVQYGCIQTDSATAPEIRLLQVFEAAEELLDRYKPDAMAIEKLFFNRNVTNAFSVGQARGVVILAAAKRGIPIGEYTPMQVKQAVVGYGNAEKRQVQEMVRLLLKLKAIPKPDDVADALAVALCHAHSSGLHDKLNGVLRP
- a CDS encoding SpoIID/LytB domain-containing protein; amino-acid sequence: MQWNQRIIGTTSTRLDEQEGEQKSMTTTYRNVIRRTVTGAVAGTLLLGGGAMLPPGGFPAAPVVAFADNGPAAKAGAQSPEQIVSEPIRVALFADLGSRSPGQTPQVTLNSTVGLQIGAREAGTSAALKADGAIRFSADDYKVKLYESKNKAAALAVLKQAEASNTAVMIEFSRRGAAFYSVYAGSYPTEKAAGQALDRIKGDQALMELVQDYKPRLAGPNYLQAGTYPSEKEAASALKTLLDADIDAYLVTLPDNGKNRTAVWAGQAASAADLGDTKQKIARTSLTAETVQAGGALIHTKEAGEDKTTMAHFRVNGDAKWMVSTSAPSTIQVTERYGRAYRGDMEVSVHKDKLALVNEVPLEDYLVSVVGGEVYAEWPLEALKAQAVAARTFALYQNDKFEIANVVDTTLSQAYFGVEKEHDNIRKAVEATAGEVLMQDGKLIEAIFHSNAGGKTADPSEIWGGDYGYFQVVDSPDEGVLEGKKSWFQVILPDGKNGYVREDVVRPVNRNNEAGFEQVTAIEDGTNVRPIPAIQSNVAPVAKVNKGTEMTVIDTVPESTEMNWIRGPYTSAQITAWLKERTKTELNGPVTNLKITERGPSGRVTKIEANGVPVGVSYPDNFRSAFGGLPSTLFDIVPAGTAAVIGADGKVKDTKLAGSAVQGSGAGNGTPLSADSALSKEPSFLFVGRGNGHGVGMSQWGAKGLADQGYDYEAILKYYYKNVDLVKR
- the tgt gene encoding tRNA guanosine(34) transglycosylase Tgt, translating into MAAAITYELIKTCKQTGARLGIVHTPHGSFETPTFMPVGTQATVKTMSPEELKEMSAKIILSNTYHLFLRPGHEIIREAGGLHKFMNWDRAILTDSGGFQVFSLSEMRNIEEEGVHFRSHLNGDKLFISPEKAMEIQNALGSDIMMAFDECAPYPAEHSYVKHSLERTTRWAERCLNSHARPHDQALFAIVQGGMYEDLRIQSAKDLTSMDFPGYAIGGLSVGEPKPLMYEVLETTVPLLPDSKPRYLMGVGSPDALVEGSMRGIDMFDCVLPTRIARNGTTMTSQGRLVVRNAKFTRDFGPLDPNCDCYTCRNYSRAYLRHLIKADETFGLRLTTYHNLYFLLNLMRQVREAIREDRLRDFRDEFFEAYGMDRNESGF
- a CDS encoding BofC C-terminal domain-containing protein, which gives rise to MTREHRSHSRFSVRMKQWKQDIRRMKGPIWWLVAIVLFFGALTIGIRMSMEIRQLIYERETPVSMETFAAMQDDEFAKLHESSRLVLNQLLQQDDRKREVIHRQQFICGQREETMGKHSSAAIIQLMLNHPDWGATMDDAGRVIMEEQIEEISDRCKDARISLDEDGNLTLYEGPPGQKKVIRTFFQIDVESMESALPPNVLQQLYDGILITDTDEYHSVLSTFSDYAVEASQKVMKPAEEAK
- the queA gene encoding tRNA preQ1(34) S-adenosylmethionine ribosyltransferase-isomerase QueA → MDVNLFDFDLPERLIAQTPLPERTASRLLALNRRTGEVEHRTFPDIIEYLKPGDLLVLNDTRVIPARLHGVKPDTGGHVEVLLLKQEQDDVWEVLAKPAKRLKKGSTVRFGDELTGTVIEEREMGGRLIRFEYAGIFNEILDRLGQMPLPPYIKEQLQDRERYQTVYAKHEGSAAAPTAGLHFTDRILEDIRAKGVRIAMITLHVGLGTFRPMSADVVEEHVMHSEYYEMSEETAALINETRSSGGRIVAVGTTSCRTLETVAGRYGSEPVAACSGWTDIFIYPGYEFRLVDSLLTNFHLPKSTLVMLVSAFAGREHIMAAYREAIEQEYRFFSFGDVMFIFTDD
- a CDS encoding cation:proton antiporter: MDIVLMLLIVLTATKLAGDLTVRLGQPSVLGKLIIGIIVGPAVLGWVTNGDIVRDMAEVGVILLMFIAGLETDLDQLKQNWKASVAVALGGIILPFVGGYLGGIALGMDQGHSLFIGLLLCATSVSISVQTLKDLGQLSSREGTTILGAAVVDDVLVVILLAFMLSLLGAGTEQASLGWIVGKKVIFFAGAIAAGIFAVPLLMRWLAPLKVSEAVISAALIICFAFSYAAEQLGVAGIIGAFAAGIAISQTDFKQEVEHRLEPIAYGIFVPVFFVSVGLEVTFAGLGQHIGFMLLISVIAIVTKLFGCMLGARMTGFGRRSAFGIGSGMVSRGEVALIIATAGLEGALFDPALFTPLVIVIIVTTLVTPPMLKTAFRRAENRS
- the ruvA gene encoding Holliday junction branch migration protein RuvA, producing MIDFVRGPVVHWEADYVVLDVQGIGYRIYTPNPYAFAKSEAAVTVYTHHHVREDAILLFGFASRQEQKLFRRLIEVSGVGPKVALGILSAGKPDSVVAAIQQENYSFLTKLPGIGKKTAQRIVLDLKDKLDGMGWDVEPGSLFAEMQTIEEEREDGAWDEAREALKALGYKDVELDRVWNDLQNRVHADESVDSLMKKALQLLFTG
- a CDS encoding ABC transporter permease, which codes for MNRWHVLARKEGLEMVRSYKLLWVPLVFLMLGISQPLVMKYLPDILSWSGSLPPGLDMAFPELQPGAIMAQILNQFGTVGLLVLVLSLMSTVSGEIHTGTAGAVLVRPVSYGAFVASKCLAAAALTLVSFLFGYGAGWYYTEMLFGNVPAAEGVAAGACYGLWMLFAANVTLLMSSWLRSGAASAALTLGLVLLLSLAQSWRIPGARYLPSALSANAAALLMPDARTEPISGAIAVAIVLSAACAVLAVILLETRNSILPDGR